A genome region from Candidatus Eremiobacteraceae bacterium includes the following:
- a CDS encoding alpha/beta hydrolase-fold protein, which produces MLRRGQVKLFRHNSAALRDNALGDPFERDLYCYLPAGYETDGKSYPVIYFLSGYTGFGRLLLNADAFAESMDQRLDRLIASGAMPPSIVVMPDCFTKLGGSQYLNSSAVGKYETYIIDELVQFVDEQLRTLRSRDHRAVTGKSSGGYGAMRLAMRHPDVFGAFGSHSGDCYWEYCFLADFPKLVMQLEKHGGVAGFLAAFEALPKKPHDTTIILMMLAMAACYSPNPASPYGFDLPVDEATGEIRADVWARWLENDPIRMAPQHADALRSMKAIFLDAGLRDEWNLQLGARMMCKRFDAIGVPYIHEEYDDGHMGVVYRYDRSLTILANAIAV; this is translated from the coding sequence ATGCTACGCCGCGGTCAAGTCAAATTATTTCGCCATAACTCGGCTGCGCTGCGTGACAACGCGCTCGGCGATCCGTTCGAACGCGATCTTTACTGCTATCTGCCGGCCGGCTACGAGACGGACGGCAAGTCCTACCCCGTCATCTATTTCTTGTCCGGCTATACCGGGTTCGGGCGTTTGCTGTTGAACGCGGACGCATTCGCCGAGTCCATGGACCAGCGGCTCGACCGGTTGATCGCAAGCGGTGCGATGCCGCCTTCGATCGTCGTGATGCCCGACTGCTTCACGAAGCTCGGCGGAAGCCAATACCTGAACTCCTCCGCGGTCGGGAAATACGAAACCTACATCATCGACGAACTCGTGCAATTCGTGGATGAACAACTGCGCACGTTGCGGAGCCGCGATCATCGCGCCGTGACCGGCAAATCGAGCGGGGGCTACGGCGCGATGCGTCTGGCGATGCGCCACCCCGATGTGTTCGGAGCTTTTGGATCGCACTCGGGCGACTGCTATTGGGAGTACTGCTTTCTCGCCGATTTTCCGAAGCTCGTGATGCAACTCGAAAAGCACGGGGGCGTAGCGGGTTTTCTCGCGGCGTTCGAAGCGCTGCCCAAGAAACCGCACGATACCACGATCATACTGATGATGCTGGCGATGGCCGCCTGCTACTCTCCGAACCCCGCATCGCCCTACGGATTCGATCTGCCGGTCGACGAGGCCACCGGCGAAATTCGAGCCGACGTCTGGGCGCGCTGGCTTGAAAACGATCCGATACGTATGGCGCCCCAGCATGCCGATGCGCTGCGTTCGATGAAGGCGATCTTCCTAGATGCCGGTCTCAGGGACGAATGGAATCTTCAACTGGGCGCGCGCATGATGTGCAAACGCTTCGATGCGATCGGCGTGCCGTACATCCACGAAGAGTACGACGACGGGCACATGGGCGTCGTCTACCGGTACGACCGGTCGCTGACGATTCTCGCCAACGCCATCGCCGTCTAG
- a CDS encoding M20/M25/M40 family metallo-hydrolase has translation MMQRERMVSHFLDLVQIDSQSKHERGVADRLVPELRDLGCDVRIDDAGSSVGADVGNVIARMAAIAPDAPPILLSAHMDTVPPGNGVKPVRMADRVRSDGSTILGGDDKSGVAVIMEVLRTLKERSIPHGEIEVVFSICEEIGLLGAKQLEVGSLRSKRALVLDSAHATVCVTRAPSADRFEFTVHGLAAHAGVAPETGISAVRVAAQAIAAMPLGRIDPQTTSNVVIASGGSATNVVPDLCLVRGEARSLDDAALDRTTAAIRRCFQDAAAAATATVAGALHRAWVEERCEREYESMNVPDAAPIVQSLLAAATAVGADVSTASIGGGSDSNVFNRRGIESVNFGTGMRAIHTLDEWLDLEDFYRCADVVFEFVRAQAA, from the coding sequence ATGATGCAGCGCGAACGGATGGTCTCACACTTCCTGGACCTCGTCCAGATCGATAGCCAGTCTAAGCACGAGCGAGGCGTCGCCGATCGCCTCGTGCCCGAATTGCGCGACCTCGGCTGCGATGTGCGCATCGACGATGCCGGATCCTCCGTCGGTGCAGATGTCGGGAACGTCATCGCGCGCATGGCCGCCATCGCGCCGGATGCGCCGCCGATCCTCCTGTCCGCGCATATGGACACGGTGCCGCCAGGAAACGGCGTCAAACCGGTGCGCATGGCCGACCGCGTGCGGTCGGACGGTTCCACGATTTTGGGCGGCGACGACAAGTCGGGGGTCGCCGTGATCATGGAGGTCTTGCGCACGCTGAAAGAGCGCTCGATACCTCATGGCGAGATCGAGGTGGTCTTCAGCATCTGCGAAGAGATCGGGTTACTCGGCGCAAAGCAACTCGAGGTCGGATCGCTGCGCTCGAAGCGTGCGCTCGTCCTGGATTCAGCTCATGCGACGGTCTGCGTCACTCGGGCGCCGTCTGCCGACCGATTCGAATTCACCGTGCACGGCCTCGCAGCGCATGCCGGCGTCGCGCCCGAGACCGGCATCTCGGCCGTACGCGTGGCTGCGCAGGCGATCGCGGCGATGCCGCTTGGGCGCATCGATCCGCAGACCACGAGCAACGTCGTCATCGCGAGCGGCGGAAGCGCGACGAACGTCGTGCCCGATCTCTGTCTCGTGCGCGGCGAGGCGCGCTCCCTCGACGACGCCGCGCTCGACCGCACAACCGCCGCCATCCGGCGCTGCTTCCAAGATGCCGCCGCGGCCGCCACGGCAACGGTGGCAGGTGCGCTGCATCGCGCTTGGGTCGAGGAACGCTGCGAGCGCGAGTACGAGAGCATGAACGTGCCGGACGCGGCGCCTATCGTCCAGTCGTTGCTCGCCGCAGCAACGGCGGTCGGCGCAGACGTGAGCACGGCATCCATCGGCGGCGGCAGCGATTCGAATGTGTTCAATCGCCGCGGCATCGAATCCGTGAACTTCGGAACCGGGATGCGCGCGATCCATACGCTTGACGAATGGCTTGATCTCGAGGACTTCTACCGCTGCGCTGACGTCGTTTTCGAGTTCGTTCGCGCGCAAGCCGCGTGA